In the Dictyoglomus sp. NZ13-RE01 genome, one interval contains:
- the mtnP gene encoding S-methyl-5'-thioadenosine phosphorylase: MRIAIIGGTGVYDPKFLEKPEELVIDTPYGQAKVVKGIYMGEEVAFLARHGVSHSVPPHKINYKANLWALKSLGVERILATTAVGSLKMNLEPGGLVVIDQFIDFTKNREYTYYDGQDGKVIHIDYTEPYCPELRKLLIETGKELNLNIYPYGTYICTEGPRFETPAEIRMFANFGDVVGMTNVPEVILARELEMCYAVVSLVTNYAAGISKNPLTHEEVLTVMSQNIEKVRKLFMSVIPKIPKERNCICKDALKEYKGKG; the protein is encoded by the coding sequence ATGAGAATAGCAATAATTGGCGGTACTGGGGTTTATGATCCCAAATTTTTAGAAAAACCAGAAGAATTGGTTATTGATACACCATATGGACAAGCAAAAGTTGTGAAGGGAATATATATGGGAGAGGAAGTTGCTTTCTTGGCAAGACATGGGGTTTCTCATTCTGTGCCTCCTCATAAAATAAATTACAAAGCAAATTTATGGGCATTAAAATCCTTGGGAGTTGAAAGAATATTGGCAACAACTGCTGTTGGAAGTTTAAAAATGAATCTTGAGCCTGGAGGATTAGTAGTTATAGATCAGTTTATTGATTTTACTAAGAATAGGGAATATACGTATTATGATGGACAAGATGGTAAAGTCATTCATATTGACTATACTGAACCTTATTGTCCTGAACTTAGAAAGTTACTTATTGAGACAGGGAAAGAGTTAAATCTAAATATATATCCTTATGGGACATATATATGTACAGAGGGTCCAAGATTTGAAACTCCTGCAGAAATAAGAATGTTTGCAAATTTTGGAGATGTGGTTGGTATGACAAATGTTCCTGAAGTAATTTTGGCAAGAGAACTTGAAATGTGTTATGCAGTGGTTTCTCTTGTTACAAATTATGCAGCAGGCATATCAAAAAATCCTTTGACCCATGAAGAAGTCTTAACAGTTATGTCACAAAATATTGAAAAAGTAAGAAAACTTTTTATGAGT